The stretch of DNA CACCCTGATCGGCGACGACGAGCACGGCTGGTCCGACCACGGCATCTTCAACATCGAGGGCGGCTGCTACGCCAAGGTCATCCGGCTCGATCCTCTGGGAGAACCGGAGATCTACGCCACGACACGGCGCTTCGGCACCGTGCTCGAGAACGTCGTCTTCGATCCCGAGACGCGGGAGCTCGATCTGGACGACGACTCCCGCACCGAGAACACCCGCGCCAGCTATCCACTCAGCCACCTCGAGCACGTCGACGTCGGTGGAAACGCGGGGCATCCGACGTCGGTCGTCTTCCTGACCTGCGACGCGTTCGGCGTACTGCCGCCGATCAGCCGCCTCGACGAGTCGCAGGCGATGTACCACTTCCTCTCGGGCTACACGGCGAAGGTCGCCGGCACCGAGCGCGGGGTCACCGAGCCGGCGGCGACCTTCAGCGCCTGTTTCGGCGCCCCGTTCATGCCGCTGCCGGCGTCGGCCTACGCGCAACTTCTGGGCGAGAAGGTGCGGCGTCACCGCGTCGCCGTCTGGCTCGTCAACACCGGCTGGACCAGGGGGCCGTACGGCCAGGGAAGCCGGATCAAGCTCGCCTACACCCGGCGCATGATCCACGCCGCGCTCGACGGCAGCCTGACGGACGTCCCGACGCTCACCCATCCCGTCTTCGGTCTCGCCTACCCCCGGGCGATCGACGGCGTGCCGAGCGACGTGCTCGATCCGCGGCAGAGCTGGGGCGACCCCCAGGCCTACGATCAGTACGCGCGTCGGCTGGCGCGGATGTTCAACGACAACTTCGAGGGTCTGGGCGGCAGCGCCTCGGAGGCGGTGCAGGCGGCCGCTCCGCGCGTCGCGGTGTAAGGAGAGTCGGATGATTCCCGTCAAGAGTGCGATGTCTTCCAGCGGCCGCGCCCATGTGGACGGGATGGACGCCTACGAGGCCCTGTACCGGCAGTCGATCGAGGATCCGGACGGCTTCTGGTTCGAACAGACGGCTTCGCTCGACTGGTTCACCGCGCCACGGTCGGCCGGCCGCTGGGACTTCGACGCCGTGGACTTCGCCTGGTTCGAGGACGGCGTGCTCAACGCCTGCGCCAACTGCGTCGACCGCCATGCCGCGGCCCGGCCCGACAAGACCGCCCTGATCTGGGTGGAGGACGAACCGGGCCGCTACCACCGCATCAGCTACCGCGAACTGAAGCGCAACGTGTGCCGGATCGCCAATGTACTGACGTCGCTCGGGATCGGGCAGGGAGACCGGGTCTGTATCTACCTGCCGATGATTCCGGAACTGGCCTACACGATGCTCGCCTGCGCCCGGGTCGGCGCGGTGCATTCGGTCGTCTTCGCCGGTTTCTCGGCCGACAGCCTGCGCGAGCGGATCGTCGACGCGGGTTGCCGGCTGCTGGTCACCGCGAACGAGGGCCTGCGGGGCGGCCGGACGATCCCGCTGAAGGCGACCTGCGATCGGGCCGTCGTGGGACTGGACCTGGTCGAGCACATGCTGGTCGCGCGGCGCACCGACGCCGAGGTGCCGATGACGCCGGGGCGCGACCTGTGGCTCCACGAGGAGACGGCGAAGCAGCGGGCGACCGCGCCGGTGGCCCGGCTCGACGCCGAGGCGCCCCTGTTCGTGCTCTACACCAGCGGCTCGACCGGCAAGCCGAAGGGCGTGCTCCACACCACCGGCGGCTATCTGCTTTACGCTTCGATGACGCACCGGCTGATCTTCGACCACCACGACGACGACATCCACTTCTGCGCCGCGGACATCGGCTGGGTCACTGGACACAGCTACATCGTCTACGGCCCGCTCGCGAACGGCGCGACCAGCGTCATGTTCGAGTCGGTGCCGACCTATCCGGACCCGGGCCGCTACTGGCAGGTCGTCGACGACCTGGGGGTGACCCTCTTCTACACCGCCCCGACCGCGCTGCGGGCGATCGCCCGCGAGGGCGACCAGTGGGTCACGGCCTACGACCGCGGTTCGCTGCGGGTTCTCGGTTCGGTCGGCGAACCGATCAACCCCGAGGTCTGGAACTGGTACCACGATGTCGTCGGAAACGGCGACTGTCCGGTCGTCGACACCTGGTGGCAGACGGAGACGGGCGGCATCCTGATCACTCCGCTGCCGGGTGCCACGCCGCTGGTCCCCGGCTCCGCGACGCTTCCCTTCTTCGGCGTCGAGCCGGTCCTCGTGGATGCCGACGGCAACGAACTGGAAGGCAACGACCGGAGCGGCAATCTCTGCCTCAAGCGCTCCTGGCCCGGCCAGGCCCGGACGATCTACGGCGACCACCAGCGCTTCGTGGAGACGTACTTCAGCACCTATCCCGGCATGTACTTCACCGGCGACGGCTGCCGGCGGGACGAGAACGGCTACTACTGGATCACCGGCCGCGTCGACGACGTGCTCAACGTGTCCGGGCACCGGCTGGGAACGGCCGAGATCGAGAGCGCCCTGGTCGCGCACGACGCGGTGGCCGAGGCGGCGGTGGTCGGTTGCCCGCACGAGATCAAGGGCGTCGGCATCTACGCCTACGTGCTGATCACGCCGGAGGCGGAGAGCCGGGAGCAGGCCGGGCTTGTGGCCGAACTCCGGCAGCAGGTGCGCACGGTGATCGGACCGATCGCGACGCCGGACCGCATCCACATCGCCGCCGGTCTGCCGAAGACCCGCTCCGGCAAGATCATGCGTCGCGTGTTGCGCAAGATCGCCGCCGGCGAGTACGACGATCTCGGCGACGTGACGACCCTGGCCGAACCGGCCGTCGTCGACGGCCTGGTCGAGGACCACCGCGCCGCCGCAGGTTGACGCCGTAGGACTCCTCGGCGCGCGTGCAGCGGTCGCCTTCTGGCGGCCGTGACGCGGCTACACTCTGGTCGAGCGATGGCTACGAATCCAAGCGAACCGACCCGCGACTTCGGGGCGCCGATCCGGCTCCTGGTCGTCGCGGCCTGCGTCGTCGTTCTGGTCGCCGGTCTCCGGGCCGCGTCGTCGATCATGATCCCGTTCCTGGTCGCGGTCTTCATCGCCGCGATCAGCCTGCCCGTCCTGACCTGGCTGCAGCAACGCCTGCCGATGATCGTCGCCGTTCTCGGCACGATCCTGATGGATCTGCTGGTCATCGCCCTTGCCGGCTATCTGGTCGGTTCCACCGCGAACCAGGTCGCGGGCGAGATGGGCGAGATCCAGTCCACCCTGACGGAGTGGATCGAAGACGGCGGCGAGTGGCTCGAGGAGCGGGGTGTGCCCGTCGCCAATTGGCGGGCGGGCGACGACTCCCTTTCGCAGGCGCTGGTCTCGCGTTTCGAGCCCGGTTTCCTGGTCGACTTCGTGAACCGGACCTTGCGGACGACGACGGCCGCGCTTTCGTCGTTCCTCGTCATCTCGCTGATCGTCATCTTCACCCTCTTCGAGGCGGCGACCTTCGGTCCCAAGGTGCGCGCGGCCTTCGGCAGCGCCGGCGCCGAGGCGCGCTTCGCCCGCGCCATGCACGAGATCCAGCACTACATGGGGATCAAGACGGTGATCAGTCTGGCCACGGGCCTGCTGATCGGCATCTGGGTCGGAGTGCTTGGCGTCGAGTTCGCGGTGTTCTGGGGACTCGTGGCCTTCGTCCTCAACTTCATTCCCAACCTCGGGTCGATCATCGCGGCGGTGCCGACGACCCTCCTGGCCATGGTCCAGATCGGCGTCGGCCGGGCGCTGCTCGTCGCCCTGGGCTACCTGGTCGTCAACATGGTGATCGGCAACTTCATCGAGCCGCCGCTTCTGGGCCGGAGGCTCGGCCTCTCGACCCTGGTGGTCGTCCTTTCCCTCGTCTTCTGGGGCTGGGTGTGGGGACCGGTCGGGATGCTGCTGTCAGTGCCGCTGACGATGGTGGTCAAGATCCTGCTCGAGAACACGGAGGAGTTCCGCTGGGTTGCCGTGCTGCTCGGCGACAGCCGGGAGGCGGAACGCCTGGCGCCGGCGTCCGGCGGGGACGGGAACGACTGAGACCCGGCCTCAGAGCAGGCCGGGGATGAGCGCCCGGCGGCGCGCGGGATAGCCGGGGAATCTCTCCCGGTACCAGCGGTGACGCCACAGTGCCCTTGGGACCAGGTTGGCCGCCGTCCACAACGCGAACGCCAGGCCCGGCAACGACCAGCTCATCAGGGCGAAACCGACCCACTCGACGATCTCCCCGGCCAGGTTGGGGCACGACACGTAGTCGAAAGCGCCGCCTCGGGGCAGGACGGCACCGCCTGAGGCCCTGGCCCGCAGCGATGACAGGCGGTAGTCGGAAGAGATGTTGAGCACCGCTCCGAGAATGAAGAGCGCGGCGCCGGCTCCGAACCTTGGATCGGAGAACCAGTCCTCCGGATAGTCGGCGAACCGCGCCAGGTGCCAGCCCAGGAACGCGCCGTTGACGAGGTTGAAGGCCGCGCCGGCACAGGCGGTCGCGGCCGGGAACGGGCGCGCCTGACGCTGGACGATCAGTGGCCAGACCAGCGTGCGGTGAAGGTAGTGGGCAAGCCAGAGGCCGACCAGGACGTCGCCGACCCTGTGGCGCTCGCCGGCCGCGAGGTACACCGCCGGAAAGACCAGCATGGCGGGCAGCTCCATCCAGAACCAGCCCCAGCGGGCGTCGACCAGGGGGCCCCGGGGCACGCCGCCCAAT from Acidobacteriota bacterium encodes:
- the pckA gene encoding phosphoenolpyruvate carboxykinase (ATP) translates to MADVSREFLTACRGTVHSRLSVARLYEEAVRRGEAAIAAEGPLVASTGEHTGRSPNDRFIVRRAPSADVVDWGPVNRPIDPEHFDRLHRKMLAAAAERDLFVFDGFAGADPACRLSVRVISERAWHSLFVRNMFLRAANDAELEDFRPDYTVVDIPSVLADPETDGTNSTTFIALDLERHLTLIGGSEYAGEMKKSMFSVMNFLMPQRGVLSMHCSANYGADPSDCALFFGLSGTGKTTLSADPERTLIGDDEHGWSDHGIFNIEGGCYAKVIRLDPLGEPEIYATTRRFGTVLENVVFDPETRELDLDDDSRTENTRASYPLSHLEHVDVGGNAGHPTSVVFLTCDAFGVLPPISRLDESQAMYHFLSGYTAKVAGTERGVTEPAATFSACFGAPFMPLPASAYAQLLGEKVRRHRVAVWLVNTGWTRGPYGQGSRIKLAYTRRMIHAALDGSLTDVPTLTHPVFGLAYPRAIDGVPSDVLDPRQSWGDPQAYDQYARRLARMFNDNFEGLGGSASEAVQAAAPRVAV
- the acs gene encoding acetate--CoA ligase — its product is MIPVKSAMSSSGRAHVDGMDAYEALYRQSIEDPDGFWFEQTASLDWFTAPRSAGRWDFDAVDFAWFEDGVLNACANCVDRHAAARPDKTALIWVEDEPGRYHRISYRELKRNVCRIANVLTSLGIGQGDRVCIYLPMIPELAYTMLACARVGAVHSVVFAGFSADSLRERIVDAGCRLLVTANEGLRGGRTIPLKATCDRAVVGLDLVEHMLVARRTDAEVPMTPGRDLWLHEETAKQRATAPVARLDAEAPLFVLYTSGSTGKPKGVLHTTGGYLLYASMTHRLIFDHHDDDIHFCAADIGWVTGHSYIVYGPLANGATSVMFESVPTYPDPGRYWQVVDDLGVTLFYTAPTALRAIAREGDQWVTAYDRGSLRVLGSVGEPINPEVWNWYHDVVGNGDCPVVDTWWQTETGGILITPLPGATPLVPGSATLPFFGVEPVLVDADGNELEGNDRSGNLCLKRSWPGQARTIYGDHQRFVETYFSTYPGMYFTGDGCRRDENGYYWITGRVDDVLNVSGHRLGTAEIESALVAHDAVAEAAVVGCPHEIKGVGIYAYVLITPEAESREQAGLVAELRQQVRTVIGPIATPDRIHIAAGLPKTRSGKIMRRVLRKIAAGEYDDLGDVTTLAEPAVVDGLVEDHRAAAG
- a CDS encoding AI-2E family transporter, with the protein product MATNPSEPTRDFGAPIRLLVVAACVVVLVAGLRAASSIMIPFLVAVFIAAISLPVLTWLQQRLPMIVAVLGTILMDLLVIALAGYLVGSTANQVAGEMGEIQSTLTEWIEDGGEWLEERGVPVANWRAGDDSLSQALVSRFEPGFLVDFVNRTLRTTTAALSSFLVISLIVIFTLFEAATFGPKVRAAFGSAGAEARFARAMHEIQHYMGIKTVISLATGLLIGIWVGVLGVEFAVFWGLVAFVLNFIPNLGSIIAAVPTTLLAMVQIGVGRALLVALGYLVVNMVIGNFIEPPLLGRRLGLSTLVVVLSLVFWGWVWGPVGMLLSVPLTMVVKILLENTEEFRWVAVLLGDSREAERLAPASGGDGND
- a CDS encoding 3-oxo-5-alpha-steroid 4-dehydrogenase yields the protein MSWFTPTLLIWCGLTVPVLVYGLMGRDTTGRLGGVPRGPLVDARWGWFWMELPAMLVFPAVYLAAGERHRVGDVLVGLWLAHYLHRTLVWPLIVQRQARPFPAATACAGAAFNLVNGAFLGWHLARFADYPEDWFSDPRFGAGAALFILGAVLNISSDYRLSSLRARASGGAVLPRGGAFDYVSCPNLAGEIVEWVGFALMSWSLPGLAFALWTAANLVPRALWRHRWYRERFPGYPARRRALIPGLL